In the genome of Bradyrhizobium sp. CB3481, the window GCAGCGCTCTTCAGGCGGCCGGCCCGGTTTGTACTTGACGGGTGATCGCCCACAGGAAGCCGACTATCTCGCGTGCAATGGCGGTGGTGACGATCACCTTGGGTTTGCCGGCCGCCGACAAGCGGCGATAGCGGGCGCACAGCCTGACCTGGGCCTTCCAGGCGATATCGCGGATAGCTTGAGGCAGGCGCTCGTTACGGTCATGGAGCTTGCGACTGACGCGGGCTTGCATGCGATAGGTCCATGCCCCCTCGATCAGAGCGCGCCTGGCCAGAGCGTTGCCGGCCTTGGTGATACCGCCGCGTCGGATGGTGGCGCCGCTCGAATGCTCCGACGGCACGAGGCCGAGAAAGGCCATCAACTGGCGGGGATTGTCGAAGCGGGAGAAGTCGCCGACCTCGGCAACCACCATCACGGCGACGATGAAGGCGACGCCGCGCATGGCCTGCACGGCCTCAACGAATGGCGTCATCGACCATTGTGGCGCCAGCTCTTCGATCCGCTTGGTCAAGCAGTCCACACGGGCCTCCGCGTCGGTCACGGCATGAATGTAGTCCTGCAGAACGATTTGGCTCGCCGAGTGATCGAAGCGCACCGTGGTGAGCCAGCGACGATAAGCCAGAGTCCACCCCTTCTTCCCGGCATAGATGCGCCCATGCCGCAGCAGGAAGCCTTGGAGATGTTGCCGCGCCTTGCCGAGCACACGCATCGCGGTGGCGCGGGCTCTCACCAAGTCGCGCATGGCCTCATGCGCCGCATCCGGAACCCACACTCCTGTCAGCTCGCCGCTCCGGTGCAGCTTGGCCAGCATCGCCGCATCGCGCCGGTCGGTTTTAACCCGATCCCCGGCCTTCATCGGGATCAGCGAGGGGGCCACCACGATGCAATTGTGCCCCAGGCCCGTCAGTTGTCGATGCAGGCCATATCCGCAGGGGCCGGCTTCGTAGCAAAAACTTACCTGCCGGTCACCCTTGCCAAGCTTCTTCGCCAGCTTGGCGATTTGGTCAGCGCGATTAGGGATGATCCCCAAGTTACGAACTTCCCCGCCGCGCATCCCTTCGGCCACCGCAACCGAAATCGTCGCCTTGTGCACATCCAGCCCCACGAAAATGCTATCGTTCATCAGGCCCGCTCCCCATGCTTGAGGCTCGGCGCCGGCCCATCCGGCGCAACCCTCGATAGGAGCTTGCCGCGGGGCGGGCCGCCCGTCACCTCAGAGGGCGAACATAGGGTCTAGTACCCGCTTTTCTTGGAACGCGAGTCGTGATTCAAGGTCGGGATGATACCCGAAGCAAGAGAAGTCCACCTTTCGAGGAAAGATCGCAAGGTGCTTGAGGCGTGTTGTCGCTCACCGATAACATTGCAGCGCGATTTGAAGCGGGCGCGGATAGTCCTGTTGGCGGCGGACGGGCGCAGCACCCGGTCGATCGCCAAGGAAGTTGGGGTCAAGCCGCGGATTGTCAGCCTTTGGCAGCATCGCTATGCCGACCAAGGCCTTGAAGGGCTGCAAAGACAAGCCGCGGCCCGGCAAGCCGCCTATCTATACGAAGACGACCGACAAGCGGATTCTGAAGCTGCTGGATAAGCCGCCCCCGCAAGGATTTGCGCGCTGGACCGGCCCTCTGCTGGCCGAAGCGCTCGGCGATGTTGACGTCGAA includes:
- a CDS encoding IS110 family transposase codes for the protein MNDSIFVGLDVHKATISVAVAEGMRGGEVRNLGIIPNRADQIAKLAKKLGKGDRQVSFCYEAGPCGYGLHRQLTGLGHNCIVVAPSLIPMKAGDRVKTDRRDAAMLAKLHRSGELTGVWVPDAAHEAMRDLVRARATAMRVLGKARQHLQGFLLRHGRIYAGKKGWTLAYRRWLTTVRFDHSASQIVLQDYIHAVTDAEARVDCLTKRIEELAPQWSMTPFVEAVQAMRGVAFIVAVMVVAEVGDFSRFDNPRQLMAFLGLVPSEHSSGATIRRGGITKAGNALARRALIEGAWTYRMQARVSRKLHDRNERLPQAIRDIAWKAQVRLCARYRRLSAAGKPKVIVTTAIAREIVGFLWAITRQVQTGPAA